One Euphorbia lathyris chromosome 1, ddEupLath1.1, whole genome shotgun sequence DNA segment encodes these proteins:
- the LOC136210896 gene encoding uncharacterized protein isoform X1: MSANQINRPSSSRLSPLARPFTINRSNSNLSLLSQQNSNSNFTLEGDSITTIPSFHFDVSPTSEYANPSPINGPASCYPQYGLGDFQLPVDVDSDFQVMPINGAIAPPCTVRSPVSNPYDFCSKQGNNPAEGLKLGCETSDHLWTGMWEKDNEIVFGDTKCVSFPTTSELCPGFVFNYPESESIYTMNGSSYDPNTALWERSFQQKVDSYAENPQFGCSLESNSSAVEVAGPSDTSPCYLPLDLLLLHNLEHDGDDALCNNNPFIYSAVIMEEPNNPLNRKDHEASLKIPIDKNKDGKIGKPIINELMDALAIPESDMQVPGPGLPRDLVLKLPSAEEGEPVEISSKILDDDDSDLDSPCWRGTLAAKQEKFENSAPVDSQLETGTCWKETLAANQKACIDSRTANVHSETASVASDLFSRNDKQSINYYGNECGGDDFSIFLQTASSAVNSLSEEQRSANFVLAKSSSDLRNIIGTHSSNDICSPDKEDDLKNSSSSFFPSFSSMFPSYAENHCKSKLQSLTGPNVAVSVRVNEDEMHHGSTSISSDCRVGVPSFTETHLDANRSFSRTPRLNIQKIVITMNKLSKLLTKNCSNDLDSVNEHESDKMKHIINNLNMCIGNRVGETTLLPDSSHPYASNCLRKSADLEKCSIVDLQATKGKAKKVPHNFQPKNEQEDLFHWLQPSRETP, translated from the exons ATGTCCGCTAACCAGATTAATCGACCCTCTTCCTCTCGATTATCTCCATTAGCTCGCCCTTTCACCATTAATCGTTCCAATTCCAATCTTTCTCTCTTGTCTCAACAAAATTCTAACTCAAATTTCACTCTGGAAGGTGATTCGATTACCACTATACCTTCTTTTCACTTTGATGTTTCTCCTACTTCCGAATACGCAAATCCTTCTCCAATTAACGGTCCAGCATCTTGTTATCCGCAATATGGACTTGGGGATTTTCAACTTCCTGTTGACGTAGACTCGGACTTCCAAGTTATGCCCATAAATGGCGCAATTGCACCTCCCTGTACCGTCAGGAGTCCCGTTTCTAATCCTTATGATTTCTGTTCTAAACAAG GAAACAATCCTGCTGAAGGATTGAAGCTAGGTTGTGAAACATCTGATCATTTGTGGACTGGAATGTGGGAGAAAGATAATGAAATTGTATTTGGAGATACAAAGTGTGTCTCTTTTCCAACCACATCAGAGTTGTGCCCCGGTTTTGTGTTCAACTATCCTGAAAGTGAGTCGATATATACTATGAATGGTAGCTCTTATGATCCAAATACCGCCTTGTGGGAGAGAAGTTTCCAACAAAAAGTTGATTCTTATGCAGAAAATCCGCAGTTTGGCTGTTCATTGGAAAGTAATTCCTCTGCTGTTGAAGTTGCTGGACCATCAGATACCAGTCCATGCTATTTACCTCTTGATTTGCTTTTGCTTCACAATCTGGAGCATGATGGAGATGATGCATTATGCAATAATAACCCTTTTATCTACAGTGCCGTCATTATGGAGGAGCCTAATAACCCATTGAATAGAAAAGACCACGAAGCATCCCTCAAGATTCCGATAGATAAAAACAAGGATGGAAAGATTGGAAAACCTATTATAAATGAGTTAATGGATGCTTTAGCTATACCAGAGTCTGATATGCAAGTCCCTGGTCCTGGTCTTCCTCGTGATTTGGTTCTAAAATTGCCTAGTGCTGAAGAAGGCGAACCTGTTgaaatttcttctaaaattttAGATGACGATGATTCTGATTTGGACTCACCATGCTGGAGAGGAACCTTGGCTGCAAAGCAGGAAAAGTTTGAAAACTCTGCTCCTGTGGATTCACAACTTGAAACTGGTACTTGCTGGAAAGAGACCCTTGCTGCTAATCAAAAAGCATGTATAGATTCTAGAACAGCAAATGTGCATTCTGAAACTGCTTCAGTGGCATCTGATTTGTTCTCAAGAAATGATAAACAAAGCATTAATTACTACGGGAATGAATGTGGTGGGGATGATTTCTCAATTTTCCTTCAGACGGCATCTTCAGCTGTTAATTCGTTGTCAGAGGAACAGAGATCAGCAAATTTTGTTCTAGCAAAATCTTCTTCAGATCTTAGAAATATTATTGGAACTCATTCCTCTAATGATATCTGTTCTCCAGATAAggaagatgacctcaagaacTCAAGCAGTAGTTTTTTTCCTAGTTTTTCTAGCATGTTTCCATCATATGCAGAAAACCACTGCAAATCTAAGCTCCAGAGTCTGACTGGGCCAAATGTTGCAGTCTCTGTGAGAGTGAACGAGGATGAGATGCATCATGGTTCAACTAGTATTTCTTCGGACTGTAGAGTTGGTGTTCCTTCTTTTACTGAGACTCATTTGGATGCAAATAGATCTTTTTCTAGAACTCCAAGATTAAATATTCAAAAAATTGTTATTACAATGAATAAACTGTCCAAATTGCTTACGAAAAACTGTTCGAATGATCTAGATTCTGTGAATGAGCATGAGAGTGATAAAATGAAGCATATTATCAATAATCTTAACATGTGTATCGGAAATAGGGTTGGAGAAACGACTCTCTTGCCTGATTCGAGTCATCCGTATGCTTCTAACTGTCTTAGGAAGTCAGCTGATCTCGAAAAG TGCTCAATCGTGGATCTTCAAGCAACAAAGGGAAAGGCTAAGAAAGTTCCACACAATTTTCAACCTAAGAATGAGCAAGAAGATCTATTCCACTGGCTCCAGCCTTCCAGAGAGACTCCTTGA
- the LOC136210896 gene encoding uncharacterized protein isoform X2, with product MSANQINRPSSSRLSPLARPFTINRSNSNLSLLSQQNSNSNFTLEGDSITTIPSFHFDVSPTSEYANPSPINGPASCYPQYGLGDFQLPVDVDSDFQVMPINGAIAPPCTVRSPVSNPYDFCSKQGNNPAEGLKLGCETSDHLWTGMWEKDNEIVFGDTKCVSFPTTSELCPGFVFNYPEKNPQFGCSLESNSSAVEVAGPSDTSPCYLPLDLLLLHNLEHDGDDALCNNNPFIYSAVIMEEPNNPLNRKDHEASLKIPIDKNKDGKIGKPIINELMDALAIPESDMQVPGPGLPRDLVLKLPSAEEGEPVEISSKILDDDDSDLDSPCWRGTLAAKQEKFENSAPVDSQLETGTCWKETLAANQKACIDSRTANVHSETASVASDLFSRNDKQSINYYGNECGGDDFSIFLQTASSAVNSLSEEQRSANFVLAKSSSDLRNIIGTHSSNDICSPDKEDDLKNSSSSFFPSFSSMFPSYAENHCKSKLQSLTGPNVAVSVRVNEDEMHHGSTSISSDCRVGVPSFTETHLDANRSFSRTPRLNIQKIVITMNKLSKLLTKNCSNDLDSVNEHESDKMKHIINNLNMCIGNRVGETTLLPDSSHPYASNCLRKSADLEKCSIVDLQATKGKAKKVPHNFQPKNEQEDLFHWLQPSRETP from the exons ATGTCCGCTAACCAGATTAATCGACCCTCTTCCTCTCGATTATCTCCATTAGCTCGCCCTTTCACCATTAATCGTTCCAATTCCAATCTTTCTCTCTTGTCTCAACAAAATTCTAACTCAAATTTCACTCTGGAAGGTGATTCGATTACCACTATACCTTCTTTTCACTTTGATGTTTCTCCTACTTCCGAATACGCAAATCCTTCTCCAATTAACGGTCCAGCATCTTGTTATCCGCAATATGGACTTGGGGATTTTCAACTTCCTGTTGACGTAGACTCGGACTTCCAAGTTATGCCCATAAATGGCGCAATTGCACCTCCCTGTACCGTCAGGAGTCCCGTTTCTAATCCTTATGATTTCTGTTCTAAACAAG GAAACAATCCTGCTGAAGGATTGAAGCTAGGTTGTGAAACATCTGATCATTTGTGGACTGGAATGTGGGAGAAAGATAATGAAATTGTATTTGGAGATACAAAGTGTGTCTCTTTTCCAACCACATCAGAGTTGTGCCCCGGTTTTGTGTTCAACTATCCTGAAA AAAATCCGCAGTTTGGCTGTTCATTGGAAAGTAATTCCTCTGCTGTTGAAGTTGCTGGACCATCAGATACCAGTCCATGCTATTTACCTCTTGATTTGCTTTTGCTTCACAATCTGGAGCATGATGGAGATGATGCATTATGCAATAATAACCCTTTTATCTACAGTGCCGTCATTATGGAGGAGCCTAATAACCCATTGAATAGAAAAGACCACGAAGCATCCCTCAAGATTCCGATAGATAAAAACAAGGATGGAAAGATTGGAAAACCTATTATAAATGAGTTAATGGATGCTTTAGCTATACCAGAGTCTGATATGCAAGTCCCTGGTCCTGGTCTTCCTCGTGATTTGGTTCTAAAATTGCCTAGTGCTGAAGAAGGCGAACCTGTTgaaatttcttctaaaattttAGATGACGATGATTCTGATTTGGACTCACCATGCTGGAGAGGAACCTTGGCTGCAAAGCAGGAAAAGTTTGAAAACTCTGCTCCTGTGGATTCACAACTTGAAACTGGTACTTGCTGGAAAGAGACCCTTGCTGCTAATCAAAAAGCATGTATAGATTCTAGAACAGCAAATGTGCATTCTGAAACTGCTTCAGTGGCATCTGATTTGTTCTCAAGAAATGATAAACAAAGCATTAATTACTACGGGAATGAATGTGGTGGGGATGATTTCTCAATTTTCCTTCAGACGGCATCTTCAGCTGTTAATTCGTTGTCAGAGGAACAGAGATCAGCAAATTTTGTTCTAGCAAAATCTTCTTCAGATCTTAGAAATATTATTGGAACTCATTCCTCTAATGATATCTGTTCTCCAGATAAggaagatgacctcaagaacTCAAGCAGTAGTTTTTTTCCTAGTTTTTCTAGCATGTTTCCATCATATGCAGAAAACCACTGCAAATCTAAGCTCCAGAGTCTGACTGGGCCAAATGTTGCAGTCTCTGTGAGAGTGAACGAGGATGAGATGCATCATGGTTCAACTAGTATTTCTTCGGACTGTAGAGTTGGTGTTCCTTCTTTTACTGAGACTCATTTGGATGCAAATAGATCTTTTTCTAGAACTCCAAGATTAAATATTCAAAAAATTGTTATTACAATGAATAAACTGTCCAAATTGCTTACGAAAAACTGTTCGAATGATCTAGATTCTGTGAATGAGCATGAGAGTGATAAAATGAAGCATATTATCAATAATCTTAACATGTGTATCGGAAATAGGGTTGGAGAAACGACTCTCTTGCCTGATTCGAGTCATCCGTATGCTTCTAACTGTCTTAGGAAGTCAGCTGATCTCGAAAAG TGCTCAATCGTGGATCTTCAAGCAACAAAGGGAAAGGCTAAGAAAGTTCCACACAATTTTCAACCTAAGAATGAGCAAGAAGATCTATTCCACTGGCTCCAGCCTTCCAGAGAGACTCCTTGA
- the LOC136210896 gene encoding uncharacterized protein isoform X3, translating to MSANQINRPSSSRLSPLARPFTINRSNSNLSLLSQQNSNSNFTLEGDSITTIPSFHFDVSPTSEYANPSPINGPASCYPQYGLGDFQLPVDVDSDFQVMPINGAIAPPCTVRSPVSNPYDFCSKQGNNPAEGLKLGCETSDHLWTGMWEKDNEIVFGDTKCVSFPTTSELCPGFVFNYPESESIYTMNGSSYDPNTALWERSFQQKVDSYAENPQFGCSLESNSSAVEVAGPSDTSPCYLPLDLLLLHNLEHDGDDALCNNNPFIYSAVIMEEPNNPLNRKDHEASLKIPIDKNKDGKIGKPIINELMDALAIPESDMQVPGPGLPRDLVLKLPSAEEGEPVEISSKILDDDDSDLDSPCWRGTLAAKQEKFENSAPVDSQLETGTCWKETLAANQKACIDSRTANVHSETASVASDLFSRNDKQSINYYGNECGGDDFSIFLQTASSAVNSLSEEQRSANFVLAKSSSDLRNIIGTHSSNDICSPDKEDDLKNSSSSFFPSFSSMFPSYAENHCKSKLQSLTGPNVAVSVRVNEDEMHHGSTSISSDCRVGVPSFTETHLDANRSFSRTPRLNIQKIVITMNKLSKLLTKNCSNDLDSVNEHESDKMKHIINNLNMCIGNRVGETTLLPDSSHPYASNCLRKSADLEKCL from the exons ATGTCCGCTAACCAGATTAATCGACCCTCTTCCTCTCGATTATCTCCATTAGCTCGCCCTTTCACCATTAATCGTTCCAATTCCAATCTTTCTCTCTTGTCTCAACAAAATTCTAACTCAAATTTCACTCTGGAAGGTGATTCGATTACCACTATACCTTCTTTTCACTTTGATGTTTCTCCTACTTCCGAATACGCAAATCCTTCTCCAATTAACGGTCCAGCATCTTGTTATCCGCAATATGGACTTGGGGATTTTCAACTTCCTGTTGACGTAGACTCGGACTTCCAAGTTATGCCCATAAATGGCGCAATTGCACCTCCCTGTACCGTCAGGAGTCCCGTTTCTAATCCTTATGATTTCTGTTCTAAACAAG GAAACAATCCTGCTGAAGGATTGAAGCTAGGTTGTGAAACATCTGATCATTTGTGGACTGGAATGTGGGAGAAAGATAATGAAATTGTATTTGGAGATACAAAGTGTGTCTCTTTTCCAACCACATCAGAGTTGTGCCCCGGTTTTGTGTTCAACTATCCTGAAAGTGAGTCGATATATACTATGAATGGTAGCTCTTATGATCCAAATACCGCCTTGTGGGAGAGAAGTTTCCAACAAAAAGTTGATTCTTATGCAGAAAATCCGCAGTTTGGCTGTTCATTGGAAAGTAATTCCTCTGCTGTTGAAGTTGCTGGACCATCAGATACCAGTCCATGCTATTTACCTCTTGATTTGCTTTTGCTTCACAATCTGGAGCATGATGGAGATGATGCATTATGCAATAATAACCCTTTTATCTACAGTGCCGTCATTATGGAGGAGCCTAATAACCCATTGAATAGAAAAGACCACGAAGCATCCCTCAAGATTCCGATAGATAAAAACAAGGATGGAAAGATTGGAAAACCTATTATAAATGAGTTAATGGATGCTTTAGCTATACCAGAGTCTGATATGCAAGTCCCTGGTCCTGGTCTTCCTCGTGATTTGGTTCTAAAATTGCCTAGTGCTGAAGAAGGCGAACCTGTTgaaatttcttctaaaattttAGATGACGATGATTCTGATTTGGACTCACCATGCTGGAGAGGAACCTTGGCTGCAAAGCAGGAAAAGTTTGAAAACTCTGCTCCTGTGGATTCACAACTTGAAACTGGTACTTGCTGGAAAGAGACCCTTGCTGCTAATCAAAAAGCATGTATAGATTCTAGAACAGCAAATGTGCATTCTGAAACTGCTTCAGTGGCATCTGATTTGTTCTCAAGAAATGATAAACAAAGCATTAATTACTACGGGAATGAATGTGGTGGGGATGATTTCTCAATTTTCCTTCAGACGGCATCTTCAGCTGTTAATTCGTTGTCAGAGGAACAGAGATCAGCAAATTTTGTTCTAGCAAAATCTTCTTCAGATCTTAGAAATATTATTGGAACTCATTCCTCTAATGATATCTGTTCTCCAGATAAggaagatgacctcaagaacTCAAGCAGTAGTTTTTTTCCTAGTTTTTCTAGCATGTTTCCATCATATGCAGAAAACCACTGCAAATCTAAGCTCCAGAGTCTGACTGGGCCAAATGTTGCAGTCTCTGTGAGAGTGAACGAGGATGAGATGCATCATGGTTCAACTAGTATTTCTTCGGACTGTAGAGTTGGTGTTCCTTCTTTTACTGAGACTCATTTGGATGCAAATAGATCTTTTTCTAGAACTCCAAGATTAAATATTCAAAAAATTGTTATTACAATGAATAAACTGTCCAAATTGCTTACGAAAAACTGTTCGAATGATCTAGATTCTGTGAATGAGCATGAGAGTGATAAAATGAAGCATATTATCAATAATCTTAACATGTGTATCGGAAATAGGGTTGGAGAAACGACTCTCTTGCCTGATTCGAGTCATCCGTATGCTTCTAACTGTCTTAGGAAGTCAGCTGATCTCGAAAAG TGCCTTTAA